The sequence below is a genomic window from Ipomoea triloba cultivar NCNSP0323 chromosome 10, ASM357664v1.
AAAGATAGTCAAATAATTCaaggatttttatttaattactataattCAGCTATCTCTTTTTTTAGTCAAATAATTCAaggatatttatttaattgctaTAATTCAgctatctctttttttttttttttgaatactactaactctattacaatgcagtatctgttcataactactttctcaaacctattgaagcacaagagtcacctcgaacccaccacctcccgtataaaggttTGATACCagtggactacaaggtccttggccagctatctttttattctttgacttttcaaatcaatcaattttaacCCAAAATATTCGAAATGACTACACCATTCTTCATATGAGAATATATTAGATTGAAtttatttcactaaaaaaatatgagaaacaaaaaaaaaatagtcaaattaaagaataaatatagcACAATaatcaataacaaaaataacatttaactattttcgaaaaaaaaaaactcgaaaTACGATATAGTTCACAGGTAAAGGTCTCTATAAATCAGACCTTGTCGTACGAATCAAACTACAATAGATAATTAatggacaattttttttttttgaaaataactgGCAAGGTTTTGTCCATGACTTTATACTGGATTTGGTTGGAAAAAAggaatagaatataaatttaaattacattatttggtatgtgtgaatagaattattaaaaatttataagatgttatatttttttttcaaaaaaaaaaatcataaaaggGCTAAATGATAATTtactatgaaattacaattgcaattccataatcagagagaattgcaatttcatagAGTATGGTAAGAATAAAGTTACAATTCTATCCTACCAAACACCTGCAGTGAGATCTCTTGTTCCATAACCTGGAATTACTTGATTAATGCATAATAAAACTGATCAAATATGACATTTTTCGCTACACATCCTCATTTGTAAAAGAAGTATGGTCCAAATATCATTTTCATGGGGAATTAAGCAATCAAAAGCATTCGGAGTATACTTAAGACCCtagttaagaaaaaaaaagtttcgtTTGTTGCAGAGGCCGAGACACATTATCATTAAAGCAATCAGCCATAGGCTAGACTCACATAGCAAACTCTCGTTTCCTTACATTGAAAAACTAAACCTAAAATAATCTAGAGAAAAATAGCAAAAAGAAGTTTTCAGTGATGAACGCCCAAAGTAGCTGTCTTGATAGCAGCAGCAATCCGTAGTATTTTGGTCCCTCACAATTCATCCTACAAGATTAGAAAACATAATAAGAGTGACGCAAAAGGAGTAGTAAACTGAGTTTTTGAAGGTAATAGCCAGAAGTCTTACATGTACATCATCTTCCTTGGACTCTTTGCTTTCATCTTGTTTTGATTCTGATTTTGAGTCAGCATCGTCACCATCTGTGTCGTCagcatcatcatcttcatcctcagCCTAAAAAGACATGTTTCACAATTCACCCATAAgaacagatttttttttttaaatggtatgTCTCAGCATTTATATTTCCAACTAATGCAAATCCATTTTTCACATCCTAGTTCCGGGGAAAGGGGTTGGGGCAGCCATGAAGAGATATAAAGAGGGAGTGGGGGTAATATGAAAGTTTTGGAGACTTACATCAGAGTCAACTGGATCATCCTTGGATTCCTGAATTGAGAGTGAAATTAAGTCAAGCAaaccaagaaaaaagaaaagaaatagagAGTACCACATAAACTCAGTGTCAAAACACATATTCTAGTGTAGACATGATGTATAACACTCTTGAAGGGCCagaatgattttattattattattattattattgggccATAACAGCATGGTGTAATGCATGATCAAGATGTTAAATTCCAGAAATGAAAGTATGATCAAGATTTTAAATTCCACAAATGATGTTAAATTCCACAAATGAAAGTATGATCAAGATTTTAAATTTCACAAATGAAAGTATGATAGTAAGTGTTGGCAAATGAAAGAACTTCTATATGAAATGTGAATGAAAAGGCTCAGATTGTAGTTTAAGATTACCTCCTCCGCTTTCTTCTTTTCTGCCTCATCAAATGCAGCCTTCTCACCCTGCAAATTGACATAACAAAATATTGAGAAACacaaatttcaatttattttcttctattcAAACATAATTTAAgattaaaaatacatacatcCTTGTTCTTGGCCCATGTCTCCTCAGCTAATTTCTTTGCATACTCAGGATCATCACTTACCAAAACATTGTCAAACAAGGTACCAGATTTCACCTGTAAAAAGCAGCTGATCCCACTAAGTACATGAACAATATACTtgagacaaaataaaaaatgcaatgaGCCATAACACAATAAGAACAGGTAAAGAACATTCTGACCTGCCACAATTCAATGCCAACATACTTCAGATTTGGGAAAACATAGAGATCTGGATCATCTTTGAAGTCTGGTGGTAAAGGGAGtaagaatattatattccaacaAATTTATTAAGCAAACAGTCCAAAAACCACAAATATCAAAGAATAACTTCAAACATACCTGGGTTATCAATCATAGGTGCCTTCCACTTCCCCTTGTAGTTGGGGTTCTTAATTTTCTGGTCAAGGAGGGGCTAGTTAGAACTTTAGAAAGCATCCTGGTAGAAATAAGTTACTGAACTTAGAGACTCTACAAACCTTTGGCGTCCATGGACCCTTGTACTCAGGGTTGGCAACGGTTGGGGCAGTCCACTCACCATCCTCTTCATCATCCCAGTCCTCAGGCTGCAAAAACAGATTTTCAGTTCACTAATTATGAATTGACATCACTTTCCATGTCTGTGGTAAAAGGgaatatatagaatacacagtaAATTGGATTATCACCTTCTTAGCATCAAGATCTGGTATCTCCTTGGGAATGTCATCATAACCCTGCAGAAATTCAAAAGTTTTGAATCATTGTTCCAACTTGCAACCAAGTAGATAAAATATCAGCACACAGATAAAGCGAGGAAAAAAGGTTACAGAGGCAGACCTCTGGCTTCTTATCTTCAGGATCATCAATGTATTCCTTGTCATCCCAATCTTCAGGCTGTTATAAACATGCAGCTCATTAAGTTCATGAATGCAAACACACACCATTCACTAGTAAAAAGGTATGATGTATTGATGTTCAAGAAATTACTTTCTTGGCTTCAGGATCCTTAATTTTCTTTGGTGGAAGCAGATTCCAATCAGTGTATAAGCTACCAGACTGCTTCTCCACATTGTCAATGAGAATACTATATGTAGCATCAGGGCGGAGAATGAAGGTATAGACATGGGTTAGCTGGTCAGTCTCGCATGGAACATCCTTCTTGATCAACTGGTTTGTCCCATTATAGGTAAGGATAGCATGGACTTTTTTGGTGCTGTAGCCACAGATGTCTGGTCCAAACATAATACTGCATTCAGCAAAATATTATTGCAAATcagttactccgtataatacaAGGATGGCAAATTTATAGATAAACAACAGAACTCTAGTTACAACTGTATCCAGTGTGTAACCTGTAAGGGGTGTCACCgccaaatttcttttgatcAATGTCACCACTAAGCAGTTTCATGTACCCACCACCACAGTCAAGCTTTTGCTCATGCTTAACTGAGAATTGGAAAACTAGGGTCTTGCCCTTGTTATTAAACTCCGGGAACTCAGCTGAGATGGCATAAAACCTGTAGTCTTCACTGGTCTGAATACCTGCAATgcattaaaatttgaaaattatagcTTAAAAATAGACAAGACTCATAACTGAAAAATACCTGAACAGTCAACAGTTAAATGTCACAATCAATTGGCAATTATCAAAGACAAATCCTTACCTTTGTCGTTAGGGTCTCCATTCCATTTACCAGAGGTGTAGTTCCACTCCCCAGCCATATTCTCATCCTTCTTCCAGTCAGACTTGACCCATCTACTCTCCCACCCATCTACAGAATTAAGCAACACAAATAAATTAGTACAGAACATCCTACCATATTGACGCGTTTAAAAGATGCCAATACAATATATGAGAAATCTATTGATGGACAAATAAAGAAATCTATTGATGGACAAATAAAGAAGAGTAACAAAAGTGTTTGCAACTCGGAATGCAGCTACGTCGGCACATTTCAAATTCCTTCTGAAACAAGCCATGCATTAGCATACTTGTACTGATCAGTAGGGTACTAAATTACCATTCTGTTAAATTTGGAATCAGTTATACGTCCACAATCAGATATTCAACAACATTCAGAggtttaaatagaaataaatatgACATTGTACTCATTTTATGATATTGCTTCGACAAGAAATCACTCGACATTTACAGTACACTAAAGATGTAAAAGCTGGCATATAATTTCTTATAAATCCAAACAATGCGATTAATCATCTATAGTTCACAGATCTACAGCGAAACTCAAAAATCGCAATCAGATCAAAACATAAATCACCAATTAAGCCCCGATCCTTCAGAAGCTCCGGCGACAAACGAAATTAACTTAGAAAAACTATAAATGCAAATATTCATCAAGCTCTTGTTACCAATTCAATCACATTTCAAAAAATATCACGCACATATACGACACTGCACTTGTTTGTGTGCATCGAGTGTATAGGGAGAAGAAGTTGAAGAATTGTACCGTCAAAGCGCTCCTCGAATATGACTCCTGCGGAGACGAAAGCAACAAGGAGATATAGCTTGGCTAGAGAGAGAAAAACCGAATTTAATCTTCTTAGAGCAGCCATGGCTGAAGAGAGAAAATGGACTGAATGAAGAACTGAGAGAGACCCCTATTTGTATACGCTAAATTACTTTGGATTATACGTCGTGCTATTGTATCCGGCACTCAACGTGTGACGTGTAGATGACGAGGACGTATAGTTATGTGACACGTCAGATAAGAGTGTCATTGAATTGACGTGGCAGATTCCAATTGGTGGCTACACGAAGCGGAGCTGGCCACAAGGACTGCGTTCGTACCTATACGGTTGAACGGTATTGGTTAGTgaactttttttattaaattaatttcacCTTATGAGAACTCCCACAAAACGAGTAGTTGAGTAAGGATTGTATTTCCAACCCCAATTCTCTGTTCgtctttgtttaaaaaaaaaaaaaaaaattcaacttttttGTGAAAGTTGcttatcatttttttagtggactagttataaataattgaaattaatttaatttttttttgtgattatttatttgttagagTCATTAGACGAGCTTCATATGAAACATAActacaaattttttataaatcatagtAAGTATTTTCAATTGTCacgttattttttttaaaatgtagaCATAAGGAATGCATTAGTAAGTATCAAATAAAGGAAGGAAGATTACAAATAAAGGAAGGGAGAAGCATAACCCACGCCTCCAAACAATTGCTAGAGCTAAAGCATAAACCACCCTATTAGCAAAGTGCATTACTTGACAAATAGAGATATAACAACTTGTTGgggaaaataacataaaatgacattttaaatagttattttgttgtataaatatatgttgGAACGTGGGGTCCACTATTGATTTGGATCGGATCAAATAATATTTGGGTTCTTCGTAGTAAaacgaagaaattgatatattgtacgctcaaaacggattatggataaatgaaaattgattctcaaagtaatccatttgagttgaaaaataatTGTGGAAATGTTTGAAAAAAGCACTTGTCCAGTTGTCCCAAATTGGAAATACAAGGGGATTAAGATCATTTTAGATggatattgaattgtatagcatatagGTTTTCTCTCGCGTACCTGGGTTACAGACTAGTTTTAAACCAATGTAAAGGTGATAAAtacaatttaatcattcatcTCATATATAAAACCTAGGACAGACAAAAATGAATCTCCCTCCTGCTAACAGTGTCCTAGACATTTTCACCTGAGTGTAGACATGACTACGGtacggttcgaaccgaaccgtctACTATTGGAACTGGAACCAGAACCCAAACGGTTCCGTTTCCGGTAACAAACcggaattttttaaaaagtaaattaaattttaactattatttaattaatgttaaataaaaattatttaattaaagtttaaaaattatttgattaaagtttaaactttaaataacaatttaaagtttaactataacaattatttttattttttagttcaacattgaagtttaaatatttcatataaccattcaaaaaacattttagaatgaaaaaaattcttttaaaaaataattgttgaatttggtctattttaaaaatagaaaacaacatTCAAAAAAACATTCAAAAAGGCAATTCAAATTGAAACTGTCGCTTCAATAACCGAAACCTTCCTAGAAGGTTCCAATTTGTAATACTCCAGAATCGGGAATCAGCA
It includes:
- the LOC116032525 gene encoding calreticulin, with translation MAALRRLNSVFLSLAKLYLLVAFVSAGVIFEERFDDGWESRWVKSDWKKDENMAGEWNYTSGKWNGDPNDKGIQTSEDYRFYAISAEFPEFNNKGKTLVFQFSVKHEQKLDCGGGYMKLLSGDIDQKKFGGDTPYSIMFGPDICGYSTKKVHAILTYNGTNQLIKKDVPCETDQLTHVYTFILRPDATYSILIDNVEKQSGSLYTDWNLLPPKKIKDPEAKKPEDWDDKEYIDDPEDKKPEGYDDIPKEIPDLDAKKPEDWDDEEDGEWTAPTVANPEYKGPWTPKKIKNPNYKGKWKAPMIDNPDFKDDPDLYVFPNLKYVGIELWQVKSGTLFDNVLVSDDPEYAKKLAEETWAKNKDGEKAAFDEAEKKKAEEESKDDPVDSDAEDEDDDADDTDGDDADSKSESKQDESKESKEDDVHDEL